Proteins found in one Paenibacillus borealis genomic segment:
- a CDS encoding Cof-type HAD-IIB family hydrolase encodes MTAKYRLLALDMDGTLLNDEQKITPKTVEWIKKAMNAGVHVCLSTGRSSRSAMPYAVQLGLETPMIMVNGSEVWRAPGELYRRSLMDVELVRQMYKIAEEFDIWFWAYSVDEVYNRDTWDGEIDSREWLKFGYSTEDNDIRHKLLMRLQELGGLEITNSSPFNLEINPQGVNKASGILEVCKLLGINMSQVVAVGDSLNDLAAIQQAGFGVAMGNAQETVKQEADAVVATNNNDGIAEVIQKYILTEAGTSAGRISKQA; translated from the coding sequence ATGACTGCCAAATACCGCCTGCTTGCATTGGATATGGATGGAACCCTACTGAATGATGAACAGAAAATTACCCCCAAAACGGTGGAATGGATCAAAAAAGCGATGAATGCCGGTGTACATGTCTGCCTGTCTACCGGACGTTCCTCGCGGAGCGCGATGCCTTATGCCGTACAGCTCGGCCTGGAGACCCCGATGATTATGGTGAACGGAAGTGAAGTCTGGCGCGCCCCGGGCGAGCTGTACCGCCGGTCCCTGATGGACGTGGAACTGGTCAGACAGATGTATAAGATTGCGGAAGAGTTCGATATCTGGTTCTGGGCGTATTCCGTGGATGAAGTGTACAACCGGGACACCTGGGACGGCGAAATTGACAGCCGGGAATGGCTGAAATTCGGTTACTCCACCGAGGATAATGATATCCGCCATAAGCTGCTCATGCGTCTGCAGGAGCTGGGCGGGCTGGAGATCACCAATTCCTCGCCGTTCAACCTGGAGATTAATCCGCAAGGCGTCAACAAGGCATCCGGCATTCTGGAAGTCTGCAAGCTGCTTGGCATTAACATGTCCCAGGTTGTGGCCGTCGGCGACAGTCTGAATGATCTGGCGGCGATCCAGCAGGCCGGATTCGGTGTAGCGATGGGCAATGCCCAGGAGACCGTTAAGCAGGAAGCCGATGCTGTTGTGGCTACGAACAATAATGACGGGATTGCGGAAGTGATCCAGAAGTATATTTTGACGGAGGCCGGAACCTCGGCCGGTAGAATATCTAAACAGGCTTAG
- a CDS encoding peptidoglycan D,D-transpeptidase FtsI family protein translates to MSVFRKQASPPDEKDSKSSLGLRLNVFFFSTFAIFCVIIIRLAVVQFVEGPNLTEVETSRDTKSVPLASIRGAIRAAEGEEIAYSTSVQSLYITLTKEYTAKAVDKETGISALKPESRANAYALATRLVEEFDKLGDPNGEKLTVNDVINSLDLYFKKYSGYMARKIKSGLTSQEVAYFMEHKSEFPGLEIVEEGVRHYDKDTVAVQTVGYIKPFKSSSTLNIYKNIQNAMKKIDADPGLNYKDDEFVGFDGLELQYQRELRGKNGYQVISVNPQNMAEKVEEVVPPVKGNDVWMTINKNIQLKTEEAITEQISWLHSHAVQGKTHPDALTGYAVAMEVDTGNIVAMASMPDYDTNVWTAEKLDSDTWNKIMGNYQNGTITPYSSGMSGHGFGSTVLLGSTIKPLSVLVGLNEGFFSTSYTYNDKGIAYFGKDDKSSVRNSSGHVYGSMDPAKAIEDSSNVFMVDMVGKKLYEKYQGEGIDVWDKYMKEFGLGVSTQSGLPNEYLGQINYTDIKAAGSAQAALVYASFGQQGRYTVLQLAQYASTLANEGVRIKPQLVSKITDSEGNVIKKFEREVLDEVTTFDQSFWKEIKQGMNSKVTAFTDFPYDFARKTGTSQQLGKGELRDNGVFIAFAPRNNPKLAVAVVIPEGGFGSNSAAPVARKIFDAYDWEYGLDGNPKKNVKTADPASGDAETNSEGADTAAGTAGTTGTN, encoded by the coding sequence GTGAGTGTTTTCCGAAAGCAGGCCTCTCCCCCGGATGAGAAGGACAGCAAGAGTTCGCTTGGCCTGCGGCTCAACGTGTTTTTCTTCAGCACGTTTGCAATCTTTTGCGTAATCATTATCCGTTTAGCTGTTGTGCAGTTTGTGGAAGGACCTAATCTGACCGAGGTGGAGACCAGCCGGGATACCAAAAGTGTGCCGCTCGCGTCCATCCGTGGTGCGATCCGCGCAGCCGAAGGAGAAGAAATTGCCTATTCGACTTCCGTTCAATCGCTGTATATCACCCTGACGAAGGAATATACGGCCAAAGCTGTGGATAAGGAGACCGGTATCAGTGCTCTGAAGCCGGAATCCAGGGCTAATGCCTATGCGCTGGCGACCCGTCTTGTTGAGGAATTCGATAAACTTGGTGATCCGAACGGCGAGAAGCTGACGGTGAATGATGTGATCAATTCCCTCGATTTATATTTCAAGAAATATTCAGGGTATATGGCCCGCAAGATCAAATCCGGTCTTACTTCCCAGGAAGTTGCCTATTTCATGGAGCATAAAAGTGAGTTCCCGGGTCTTGAGATCGTTGAAGAAGGCGTGCGGCATTATGACAAGGACACAGTTGCTGTGCAGACAGTCGGGTATATCAAGCCCTTCAAGTCGTCCAGTACGCTTAACATTTATAAGAACATTCAGAACGCGATGAAGAAGATCGATGCAGATCCCGGGCTGAACTACAAAGATGATGAGTTTGTCGGCTTCGACGGTCTGGAGCTGCAATATCAGCGGGAACTGCGCGGTAAGAACGGCTATCAGGTCATTTCTGTGAATCCGCAGAATATGGCTGAGAAGGTTGAAGAGGTTGTGCCGCCGGTCAAGGGTAATGATGTCTGGATGACGATTAATAAGAACATTCAGCTCAAGACTGAAGAGGCGATCACGGAACAGATTAGCTGGCTGCACAGTCATGCCGTACAAGGTAAAACCCACCCGGATGCACTTACGGGTTATGCCGTAGCGATGGAAGTGGATACAGGCAATATTGTTGCCATGGCCAGTATGCCGGATTATGATACGAATGTCTGGACGGCGGAGAAGCTGGATTCCGATACCTGGAATAAAATCATGGGCAACTACCAGAACGGGACTATTACCCCGTATTCCTCGGGAATGTCCGGCCATGGATTCGGTTCTACCGTATTGCTGGGTTCAACCATTAAGCCGCTGAGTGTGCTTGTGGGTCTTAATGAAGGATTCTTTAGCACCTCCTATACTTACAATGATAAAGGGATCGCCTATTTCGGTAAGGATGACAAATCCTCCGTACGCAATTCCTCCGGTCACGTCTACGGTTCAATGGACCCGGCCAAAGCGATTGAGGACTCCTCGAACGTGTTCATGGTCGACATGGTCGGCAAAAAGCTCTATGAGAAATATCAGGGTGAAGGAATTGATGTCTGGGATAAGTATATGAAGGAATTCGGCCTCGGCGTCTCCACGCAGAGCGGACTTCCGAATGAGTATCTGGGGCAGATTAACTACACCGATATCAAGGCCGCGGGCAGTGCGCAGGCTGCACTGGTCTATGCCTCCTTCGGGCAGCAGGGCCGGTATACGGTGCTGCAGCTGGCACAATATGCTTCCACGCTCGCCAATGAAGGTGTGCGCATCAAGCCGCAGCTGGTCAGCAAGATAACCGATTCTGAAGGCAATGTTATCAAAAAGTTTGAGCGCGAGGTGCTGGATGAAGTAACGACCTTTGACCAGTCCTTCTGGAAAGAAATCAAACAGGGCATGAACAGTAAGGTTACGGCATTCACTGATTTCCCTTATGATTTTGCCCGTAAGACAGGTACCTCTCAGCAGCTCGGTAAAGGCGAATTACGTGATAACGGGGTATTTATTGCTTTTGCCCCGCGTAATAATCCTAAGTTAGCAGTTGCCGTGGTTATTCCTGAAGGAGGGTTTGGCTCCAACAGTGCCGCGCCGGTCGCGCGTAAAATATTCGACGCTTATGACTGGGAGTACGGGCTGGATGGCAACCCGAAGAAAAATGTGAAAACAGCAGATCCGGCTAGTGGAGATGCCGAAACTAATTCGGAAGGAGCAGATACTGCGGCAGGAACTGCCGGAACGACAGGAACAAACTGA